One genomic window of Mucilaginibacter sp. SJ includes the following:
- the cysS gene encoding cysteine--tRNA ligase: MQQNLFVYNTLTRKKELFKPINAPHVGMYVCGPTVYSDVHLGNCRTYISFDLMFRYLTAIGYKVRYVRNVTDAGHLEGDAGDEGEDKIAKKAKLAQLEPMEIVQKYTVGFRDVMRILNNLPPSIEPTATGHIIEQIEMVKEILARGYAYEVDGTIYFDVEKYNKSQDYGILSGRNLEDLLNNTRTLGGQQEKHGKLDFALWIKAKPEHLMKWPSPWGVGFPGWHLECSAMSQKYLGSHFDIHGGGIDLVPTHHTNEIAQNVACCGTNPANYWVHTNMLTVNGQKMSKSLGNSFLPHELFSGENSILNKGYSPMTVRFFMLQAHYRSTLDFGNEAMEASEKGFKRLMNAFTLLTDGLKTSATTEVEIAPLMERCYAAMNDDFNSPVLIAELFEASRIINSVYDGKLKIDAANLEQLTALMNLFVIDVLGLQNEQAANDDLPKVLNFIVDLRSGAKANKDYATSDKIRDGLSQIGFQLKDSKEGTTWSKA; this comes from the coding sequence ATGCAACAAAATTTGTTTGTTTACAACACTTTAACCCGTAAAAAAGAGTTATTTAAGCCCATTAACGCGCCGCATGTTGGCATGTATGTTTGCGGGCCTACTGTTTATAGCGATGTTCACTTAGGCAACTGCCGTACTTATATATCTTTCGACCTTATGTTCAGGTACCTTACAGCTATTGGCTACAAGGTGCGCTACGTACGTAATGTGACCGATGCGGGCCATCTTGAAGGTGATGCAGGCGACGAGGGTGAAGACAAAATTGCAAAAAAGGCCAAGCTTGCACAGCTTGAGCCAATGGAAATAGTACAAAAATACACCGTTGGCTTCAGGGATGTGATGAGGATCCTGAACAACCTGCCCCCAAGCATTGAGCCCACAGCTACCGGCCATATCATTGAGCAGATAGAAATGGTAAAGGAAATACTTGCCAGGGGCTATGCTTACGAGGTGGATGGTACCATTTATTTTGATGTTGAAAAATATAACAAAAGCCAGGATTATGGCATATTAAGCGGCCGTAATCTCGAAGACCTTTTAAATAATACCCGTACACTTGGCGGTCAGCAGGAAAAACATGGCAAGCTTGATTTTGCCCTGTGGATAAAAGCCAAACCCGAACACCTGATGAAATGGCCTTCGCCATGGGGTGTGGGCTTTCCGGGCTGGCACCTGGAATGCTCGGCCATGAGCCAGAAATACCTGGGCAGCCACTTTGACATTCATGGCGGCGGGATTGATCTTGTGCCAACGCACCATACCAATGAAATTGCCCAAAACGTAGCTTGCTGCGGTACCAACCCGGCCAATTACTGGGTGCATACCAATATGCTTACGGTAAACGGGCAAAAAATGTCGAAATCATTAGGCAACAGCTTTTTACCGCATGAATTATTTAGCGGTGAAAACTCGATACTGAACAAAGGCTATAGCCCCATGACCGTGAGGTTTTTCATGCTGCAGGCCCATTACCGCAGTACGCTTGATTTTGGCAACGAAGCTATGGAGGCATCCGAAAAAGGGTTTAAACGCCTTATGAACGCCTTCACCCTGCTTACCGATGGATTAAAAACCTCTGCCACTACCGAAGTTGAAATAGCACCATTAATGGAGCGTTGCTATGCAGCTATGAACGATGATTTTAACAGCCCGGTTTTAATAGCCGAGCTCTTTGAAGCATCGCGCATTATCAATTCGGTATATGATGGTAAATTGAAAATTGATGCCGCTAACCTTGAGCAGTTAACCGCTCTTATGAATTTATTTGTGATTGATGTACTTGGTTTACAAAATGAGCAGGCGGCTAATGACGATCTGCCAAAAGTGTTAAACTTTATTGTCGATCTGCGCAGCGGTGCTAAGGCCAATAAGGATTATGCCACGTCAGATAAGATCCGTGATGGTTTATCACAGATAGGTTTCCAGCTAAAAGATAGTAAAGAAGGCACCACCTGGAGCAAAGCCTGA
- a CDS encoding AAA family ATPase, whose protein sequence is MQHSSDVEAANALKQAYQQIRAEIGKVIVGQDEVIKFVLISIFSNGHCLLVGVPGLAKTLLVQTVSQVLDLDFKRIQFTPDLMPSDIIGSEILGEDRNFKFIHGPVFSNIILADEINRTPPKTQAALLEAMQEKAVTAAGVTHKLAQPFFVLATQNPIEQEGTYPLPEAQLDRFMFNVALSYPSFKEELLVVKNTTSSNKAEVNKILNAQQIIYFQQLVRNIPVTDNVMEYAVKLVSKTRPNSEFATPQINRLLSWGAGPRASQFLVLGAKCHAVLNGKYSPDIEDVQAVAKPILSHRIVRSYHAEAEGLSAADIIEQLF, encoded by the coding sequence ATGCAACACAGCTCTGATGTAGAAGCCGCAAACGCTTTAAAACAGGCCTACCAGCAAATTCGTGCCGAAATAGGTAAAGTAATAGTAGGCCAGGATGAAGTGATCAAATTTGTGCTGATCTCTATTTTCAGTAACGGGCATTGTTTATTGGTGGGTGTCCCGGGACTTGCAAAAACCTTATTGGTGCAAACGGTATCGCAGGTGCTTGACCTTGATTTTAAAAGGATCCAGTTTACGCCCGACCTAATGCCTTCAGACATCATTGGCTCTGAAATATTAGGGGAAGACCGCAATTTTAAATTTATCCACGGTCCGGTTTTTTCAAACATTATCCTGGCCGATGAGATAAACCGTACGCCGCCAAAAACGCAGGCTGCCCTGCTTGAGGCCATGCAGGAAAAAGCGGTTACCGCGGCCGGCGTAACGCACAAACTTGCACAGCCCTTTTTTGTATTGGCTACCCAAAACCCTATTGAGCAGGAAGGTACTTATCCATTGCCCGAAGCTCAACTGGACAGGTTTATGTTTAACGTAGCCCTCAGCTATCCTTCATTTAAAGAAGAACTGCTGGTTGTTAAGAACACCACCAGTTCTAATAAAGCAGAAGTAAATAAAATATTAAACGCCCAGCAAATCATCTATTTTCAGCAACTGGTGCGCAATATCCCGGTTACCGATAATGTGATGGAGTACGCGGTGAAGCTGGTATCCAAAACCCGCCCAAACAGCGAGTTTGCCACACCACAAATTAACCGTTTGCTAAGCTGGGGCGCAGGACCAAGGGCGTCGCAGTTTTTAGTATTGGGGGCTAAATGCCACGCGGTACTTAACGGCAAATACTCGCCCGATATTGAAGACGTGCAGGCTGTAGCCAAACCTATTTTAAGCCACCGTATAGTGCGCAGCTATCATGCAGAAGCCGAAGGCTTATCAGCAGCTGATATTATTGAGCAGTTGTTTTGA
- a CDS encoding peptidylprolyl isomerase: MRKLGVLVLSFILTITFAKAQVASDTAAKKLVKADSVIAPTPGKTLDKIAAVVGNSPILLSDIELSYANFLVQGNQPDPSVKARILQTLLTQKLLAQQAAIDSIEVKEEDVDANVDRRMREMTQRAGGQEKLEAFLGRSVIQYKDEIRPDLKEQMVAQKMQQHITEKLNVTPQDVKKYYDGIPKDSLPSFNKEVEVGEIVFQPKLTKEEKDLYKAKAEELRQRVKKGEDFGTLARLYSQDPGSAPEGGDLGFADRTTFVKEFTANAFKLKAGEISPVFETDFGFHFLQVIERRGEQVHVRHILITPIVTQASLDRAKAKADSIYTLLVKDKNVSVDFSSAAAFYSDNKDTKYNGGMMLNAEDVQSRSTFIPTDKLDPKVALITDTMKIGSISKPDLFTGADGKKSYKILMLKSATNAHKANLEQDFPKLKEYAYNDKVNRTVSQWFEKRRKETFIKIDKEYQAYDVLKKWVNTNPSLVIPETKTKSSSK, translated from the coding sequence ATGAGAAAGTTAGGAGTATTAGTACTAAGTTTTATTTTAACAATAACATTTGCAAAGGCACAGGTAGCATCAGATACGGCAGCAAAAAAACTGGTTAAGGCCGATTCGGTTATTGCCCCCACACCCGGCAAAACGCTTGATAAAATCGCAGCGGTAGTTGGTAACAGCCCGATACTGTTATCAGACATTGAACTGTCATACGCTAATTTCCTGGTACAGGGCAACCAACCTGACCCATCTGTTAAAGCCAGGATTTTACAAACTTTGTTAACCCAAAAACTGCTTGCCCAGCAAGCCGCAATTGATAGTATTGAAGTAAAGGAAGAAGATGTTGATGCCAACGTTGACCGCCGTATGCGCGAAATGACGCAGCGCGCGGGCGGGCAGGAAAAACTGGAAGCATTTTTAGGCCGTTCGGTTATCCAGTACAAAGATGAGATCAGGCCCGACCTGAAGGAGCAGATGGTTGCTCAAAAAATGCAGCAGCATATTACCGAGAAACTGAATGTTACCCCCCAGGATGTTAAAAAATATTACGATGGAATCCCTAAGGACAGCTTGCCTTCATTTAATAAAGAAGTTGAAGTTGGTGAGATTGTTTTTCAGCCTAAGTTAACTAAAGAAGAAAAAGACCTTTACAAAGCTAAGGCCGAAGAGTTAAGGCAGCGTGTTAAAAAAGGCGAAGACTTTGGCACATTGGCGAGGCTTTATTCGCAGGATCCGGGTTCGGCGCCCGAAGGAGGCGACCTTGGTTTTGCCGACCGTACCACTTTTGTGAAGGAATTTACCGCAAACGCCTTCAAGTTAAAAGCTGGTGAAATTTCCCCGGTGTTTGAAACGGATTTTGGGTTCCACTTTTTACAGGTGATTGAACGCCGCGGTGAACAGGTTCACGTAAGGCATATTCTCATTACACCCATTGTTACCCAAGCCAGTTTGGATAGGGCAAAAGCAAAAGCCGATAGTATTTACACTTTGCTTGTAAAAGATAAAAATGTAAGCGTTGATTTTTCGAGCGCCGCAGCCTTTTACTCAGACAATAAAGACACTAAATACAACGGAGGTATGATGCTTAATGCCGAAGACGTACAAAGCCGTTCAACATTTATCCCTACCGATAAACTTGATCCTAAAGTGGCGCTTATTACCGACACGATGAAAATCGGCAGCATTTCTAAACCTGACCTGTTTACCGGTGCCGATGGTAAAAAGAGCTACAAAATATTGATGCTAAAATCGGCCACAAATGCCCATAAAGCTAATTTAGAGCAGGATTTCCCTAAACTTAAGGAATATGCCTATAATGATAAGGTTAACAGAACTGTATCTCAATGGTTCGAAAAACGCCGCAAGGAAACTTTCATTAAAATTGATAAAGAATATCAGGCATATGATGTGTTGAAGAAATGGGTAAATACTAATCCCTCGCTCGTAATACCCGAAACCAAAACCAAATCATCATCTAAATAA